From the genome of Flavobacterium ovatum, one region includes:
- a CDS encoding DUF4369 domain-containing protein, translating into MKKIFFLLSASLLLFSCNKDKYTVSGTIEGIENGKTIILETQDESGMGLKSIDTVKVENGKFVFEGKALEPAFHTLQIEGIQGKVPFILENGDIKITINKDSIQNAKVTGSYNNDEYVKFNEEIKVIQKKLMDFQTQNMEKMNAAQQTKDTVVINGLMQEFSKLQEEVGNNSKAKYVGYAETHPKSLISALIIQGMLNDPSADVKKAEGIYNGFEDALKNTKPGKAIKTKLGEMKNPAVGAVPPSAGSPEGK; encoded by the coding sequence ATGAAAAAAATATTTTTTTTACTATCTGCTTCTCTTTTATTATTTTCATGTAACAAAGACAAGTACACCGTTTCTGGAACTATAGAAGGAATTGAAAACGGAAAAACAATCATCCTTGAAACACAAGACGAAAGTGGAATGGGATTAAAATCTATTGATACTGTAAAAGTTGAAAATGGTAAATTCGTATTTGAAGGTAAAGCTTTAGAGCCAGCTTTCCACACTTTACAAATTGAAGGAATACAAGGTAAAGTTCCATTTATACTAGAAAATGGTGACATTAAAATTACTATCAATAAGGATAGTATTCAAAATGCTAAAGTAACAGGATCATACAACAATGATGAGTATGTTAAATTCAATGAAGAGATAAAAGTAATCCAAAAGAAATTAATGGATTTCCAAACTCAGAATATGGAAAAAATGAATGCTGCTCAACAAACAAAAGATACTGTTGTTATCAATGGTTTGATGCAAGAATTTTCAAAACTTCAAGAAGAAGTTGGAAACAATTCAAAAGCTAAATATGTTGGATATGCTGAAACTCATCCAAAATCACTTATTAGTGCGTTAATCATCCAAGGAATGTTAAACGATCCAAGTGCTGATGTTAAAAAAGCAGAAGGAATCTACAACGGATTTGAAGATGCATTAAAAAACACAAAACCAGGTAAAGCAATCAAAACTAAACTTGGCGAAATGAAAAATCCAGCTGTAGGAGCAGTTCCTCCATCAGCAGGATCTCCTGAAGGTAAATGA
- a CDS encoding site-specific integrase codes for MLESSFGLVFFLKIPRNESKIRTIYLRITVDGIPKETSTKRKWDISRWDQKLERATGSKEDAKSINFFLDSLILKINQYKTENMYSGKLITAQKVMDYILGKNTTKAKVLEEFQKHNDEMTALLGKGYAKGTLDRFTITINHLRAFIRLKFNAEDLEFSELNLEFIKDFEFYLRSVRNCSNNTTLKYIANFKKIVLRAIDHEVILKDPFKNFKGKKSKIIKKPLSTQELYELERHYFSTDRLNVVRDVFVFQCYTGLAYIDVYQLKKTDIKVGIDKQSWIMSERQKTGTSTNVPLLPQALKIIEKYKDHPLCLQRGTVLPVASNQKMNEYLKEIAMLCAFPFTLNTHMARRTFGSTVTLQNNVPINVVKEMLGHSWIFRSTVHILYWNYWKFYWMPIH; via the coding sequence ATGTTAGAAAGCAGTTTTGGGCTGGTTTTCTTTTTGAAAATCCCCCGCAATGAAAGTAAAATTAGAACTATCTACCTTCGAATCACCGTAGACGGAATTCCAAAAGAAACATCTACAAAACGGAAATGGGATATCTCTCGTTGGGATCAAAAATTAGAAAGAGCAACTGGTTCGAAAGAAGATGCCAAATCTATTAACTTTTTCTTGGATTCTCTTATTCTTAAAATTAATCAATATAAGACTGAGAATATGTATAGCGGTAAGCTTATAACTGCTCAAAAAGTTATGGATTACATCCTGGGTAAAAATACAACCAAAGCTAAAGTGCTTGAAGAATTCCAAAAACATAACGATGAAATGACTGCCCTATTGGGTAAAGGATACGCAAAAGGAACTCTAGATCGTTTCACTATTACTATTAATCATTTAAGAGCTTTTATTCGACTTAAATTTAATGCCGAGGATCTCGAGTTTTCTGAATTGAATCTCGAGTTTATAAAGGATTTTGAATTCTACTTACGGTCTGTTCGTAATTGCAGTAATAATACGACTTTAAAATATATCGCTAACTTTAAAAAGATTGTACTACGTGCTATTGATCATGAAGTCATTTTAAAAGACCCGTTTAAGAACTTTAAAGGTAAAAAATCAAAAATTATTAAAAAACCTCTTTCTACCCAAGAATTATATGAGTTAGAGAGACACTATTTCAGTACTGATCGACTCAATGTAGTCAGAGACGTTTTCGTTTTTCAATGCTACACAGGACTTGCATATATCGATGTGTATCAATTAAAAAAAACTGATATTAAAGTGGGTATAGATAAACAATCATGGATCATGTCTGAAAGACAAAAAACAGGCACTTCAACTAATGTGCCTCTCCTACCTCAAGCGCTTAAAATAATCGAAAAGTATAAAGATCATCCGCTTTGTTTGCAACGTGGCACTGTATTGCCTGTAGCCTCAAATCAAAAAATGAATGAATATTTGAAGGAGATTGCAATGCTGTGTGCTTTTCCTTTTACTCTGAATACTCATATGGCTCGCAGGACCTTTGGAAGTACCGTTACGCTACAAAATAATGTCCCAATCAATGTTGTGAAAGAAATGCTTGGACATTCCTGGATATTCAGGAGCACAGTA
- a CDS encoding anti-sigma factor, translating to MENKEYIESGILELYVYGLLSEAENVEITNRANNDPEINAEIIAIEQSIVSLSSSFSPFNSVSNYDKIKNELGLREEPKVVQLEPKRSISPYIGWAAAILLLIGIGFQYSQLSSSNDQVVNAITEKGKIEQELNTLTLENKAIESSLAIIRDTNNTVVALGGQAVSPESFAKIYWNKDSQKVYVDASGLPEPPKGMVYQVWSLKLSPLTPTSIGLLDNFVANNQRIFAVDATADAEAFGITLEPSGGSLSPTMEQLYTLGKV from the coding sequence ATGGAAAATAAAGAATATATAGAATCAGGAATATTAGAACTTTATGTTTATGGCTTACTTAGTGAAGCTGAAAACGTTGAGATAACTAATAGAGCTAATAATGACCCCGAGATAAATGCAGAAATTATAGCTATTGAGCAATCTATTGTCTCCTTATCTTCTAGTTTCTCTCCTTTTAATTCGGTGAGTAATTATGATAAAATAAAGAATGAATTGGGATTAAGGGAGGAACCAAAAGTAGTGCAATTAGAGCCAAAAAGGTCTATTTCACCTTATATTGGTTGGGCCGCAGCCATACTATTATTAATAGGTATTGGTTTTCAATACAGTCAGCTTTCTAGCTCCAATGATCAAGTGGTAAATGCAATAACTGAAAAAGGAAAAATAGAACAAGAACTCAATACTTTGACTTTGGAAAACAAAGCCATAGAATCAAGTTTGGCAATCATTAGAGACACAAACAATACAGTTGTAGCTCTTGGTGGTCAAGCGGTATCACCAGAATCCTTTGCTAAAATTTATTGGAACAAAGACTCTCAAAAAGTATATGTAGATGCTTCGGGATTACCAGAACCGCCAAAAGGAATGGTATATCAAGTATGGTCCTTAAAATTAAGTCCATTAACTCCTACAAGTATCGGTTTATTGGATAATTTTGTAGCTAACAATCAACGTATTTTTGCTGTTGACGCAACTGCTGACGCTGAAGCTTTTGGTATCACATTAGAACCATCGGGAGGAAGTTTAAGCCCTACAATGGAACAATTATATACTTTAGGTAAGGTATAA
- a CDS encoding sigma-70 family RNA polymerase sigma factor encodes MTQEELLVLIYKKDDKAFTYLYDMYSKSLFSVINVLVRNTEEAEDVLQDVFVKIWKNMDSYNESKGRFYTWILNIARNTSIDKLRSKNFNNSQKNLSSDNFVNLLEDSTRLTNKVDTIGLNEFVKRLKPKCIQIIDLLFFKGYTQQEAAEELEIPLGTVKTHNRNCINDLRTYLKV; translated from the coding sequence ATGACCCAAGAAGAGTTATTAGTTTTAATTTATAAAAAAGACGACAAGGCTTTTACCTATCTATATGATATGTATTCCAAAAGTTTATTTTCTGTTATAAATGTACTTGTAAGAAATACCGAAGAAGCCGAAGATGTCTTGCAAGACGTATTTGTTAAGATTTGGAAAAACATGGATTCTTATAATGAAAGCAAAGGAAGATTTTATACCTGGATCCTTAATATTGCTAGAAATACTTCCATAGATAAATTGCGTTCTAAAAACTTTAACAACAGTCAAAAAAACCTTTCCTCTGATAATTTCGTAAATCTATTAGAAGACAGTACCAGATTGACAAACAAAGTGGACACTATAGGTCTCAATGAATTTGTAAAAAGGTTAAAACCAAAATGCATACAAATAATAGATTTATTATTCTTTAAAGGATATACCCAACAGGAAGCTGCTGAAGAGTTAGAAATCCCTTTAGGAACGGTGAAAACCCACAATAGGAATTGTATAAATGATTTAAGAACCTATTTGAAAGTATAA